A genomic region of Polypterus senegalus isolate Bchr_013 chromosome 17, ASM1683550v1, whole genome shotgun sequence contains the following coding sequences:
- the tob1a gene encoding protein Tob1a translates to MQLEIQVALNFIISYLYNKLPRRRVNIFGEELERQLKKKYEGHWYPDKPYKGSGFRCIHVGEKVDPVVEQAAKESGLDIDDVRNNLPQDLSVWIDPFEVSYQIGEKGPVKVLYVDDNNNENASELDREIKNSFNPDAQVFMPIADPVGTSSVSSSPSPPFGRSAAVSPTFMPRSAQPLTFTTATFAATKFGSTKMKNSGRSSSKVARTSPTNLGLNVNNLLKQKAISTSMHSLYGLGLASQQQKTSALSPNAKEFVFPNIQGQGSTSALFPGDNPLNLSPLQYSNAFDVFAAYGSLNEKSFMDGLNFGLSNMQYSNQQFQPVMAN, encoded by the coding sequence ATGCAGCTTGAAATCCAAGTAGCACTCAACTTTATCATATCGTACTTGTATAACAAACTCCCCCGGCGGCGGGTGAACATTTTCGGCGAGGAGCTCGAGCGACAGCTGAAGAAGAAATACGAGGGACACTGGTACCCCGACAAGCCATACAAAGGGTCGGGCTTTCGCTGTATTCACGTCGGGGAGAAAGTGGACCCAGTTGTGGAGCAAGCAGCCAAAGAAAGCGGATTGGACATCGATGACGTGCGTAACAACCTGCCTCAGGATCTTAGCGTGTGGATCGACCCCTTTGAGGTGTCTTACCAAATTGGCGAAAAGGGACCCGTCAAGGTGCTTTACGTGGACGACAATAACAACGAGAACGCGTCCGAGCTGGACCGGGAAATCAAGAACAGCTTTAACCCCGACGCGCAGGTGTTCATGCCGATCGCCGACCCCGTCGGGACCTCCTCGGTCTCCAGCTCGCCCTCTCCCCCCTTCGGTCGCTCGGCCGCCGTGAGTCCCACCTTCATGCCCCGTTCGGCTCAGCCTTTAACCTTCACCACTGCCACTTTTGCCGCCACCAAGTTTGGCTCGACCAAAATGAAGAACAGCGGCCGCAGCAGCAGCAAGGTGGCGCGCACGTCCCCCACCAACCTCGGCTTGAATGTGAATAACCTCTTGAAGCAGAAAGCCATTTCTACGTCGATGCACTCGCTCTATGGGCTCGGCCTGGCCAGCCAGCAACAGAAGACTTCTGCCCTCTCCCCCAATGCCAAGGAATTCGTTTTCCCCAACATCCAAGGGCAGGGCAGCACCAGTGCTTTGTTCCCAGGAGACAACCCCCTTAACCTCAGCCCCCTCCAGTACAGCAATGCCTTTGACGTGTTTGCGGCCTACGGGAGTCTGAACGAGAAGTCTTTCATGGACGGCTTGAACTTCGGCTTGAGCAACATGCAGTATTCGAACCAGCAATTCCAGCCGGTCATGGCGAACTAG